The Flammeovirga yaeyamensis genome segment TGATTTGCACGTACTAGCTCTGCATATCAACATTAAATGATTTCCACGTACTAGCTCTGGCATCATTTAAAAACATAAATAATTAATAATTAATCTCTTACGTAACGGCACTAGCGTAAGAGCGTAAAAAGTGCTCATATTTATTATGTCAGAACAATCACAAGACTTCAACTGGGAAGAGTTTGAGAACTCTCAATCAGCATTCGGCGACGGTTATACAGCAGCTGAAAAAGAAGAAATGTTGAAAATGTACGAAGGTACATTGAACCAACTGAACGAGCAAGAGGTAGTTAAAGCTACAGTAGTTTCTATCACTGATCGTGACGTAGTTTTGAACATTGGTTTCAAATCTGATGGATTGGTTCCTTCAAACGAATTCCGTGACACTCCAGACCTAAAAGTAGGTGACGAAGTTGAGGTATTTGTTGAGCAACAAGAAGACAATCACGGTCAACTTGTTCTTTCTAGAAGAAAAGCTAAAATCGTTCGTGCTTGGGAGAATATCCAAAATGCATTGGATAACGATGAAGTTATCGAAGGTGTTATCAAGCGTAGAACTAAAGGTGGTCTTATCACTGATATCTTTGGAATCGAGGCATTCTTGCCAGGTTCTCAAATTGATGTGAAGCCTATCCGTGACTTCGACGTATTCGTAGGTAAGAAGATGGAATTGAAAGTGGTTAAAATCAACCACGCAAATGATAACGTTGTTGTTTCTCATAAGATCCTTATCGAGAAGGATTTGGAAGAGCAAAAGCAACGCATCTTGAACAACCTAGAAAGAGGTCAAATCTTGGAAGGTGTGATCAAAAACATGACAAACTTCGGTGTATTCATCGACTTGGGTGGTGTAGATGGTCTTCTTCACATTACAGACATCTCTTGGGGTCGTATTTCTCATCCAGAGGAAGTATTGCAGCTTGACCAAAAAGTTAACGTTGTTGTACTTGACTTTGATGATGACAAGAAACGTATCTCATTAGGTATGAAACAACTTACTTCTCATCCATGGGATTCTCTTGGTGAAGATGTTGAAGTTGGAGCTAAAGTTAAAGGTAAAATCGTTAACGTTGCTGACTACGGTGCGTTCTTAGAAATCATGCCTGGTGTTGAAGGTTTGATTCACGTATCTGAAATGTCATGGTCACAGCACTTACGTAACCCTCAAGACTTCATCAAAGTTGGTGACGAGATCGAGGCTGTAGTGTTAACTATCGACAGAGAAGAGCGTAAGATGTCACTTGGTATCAAGCAATTGACTGAGGATCCTTGGACTAAGCAAGACTTGTTAGACAAGTACGCAGTAAGCACTAAGCACACTGGTGTTGTTCGTAACTTGACTAACTTCGGTTTATTCTTAGAATTAGAAGAAGGTATTGACGGTCTAGTACACGTTTCTGATCTTTCTTGGACTAAGAAAATCAAGCACCCATCTGAGTTCATCAAACAAGGCGAGAAACTTGACGTTATCGTTCTTGAGATCAACCCAGAAGAGCGTCGTCTTGCTTTAGGTCATAAGCAACTTGAAGAAAACCCTTGGGAACACTTCGAAACTGTATTTACTCCTGATTCAGATCACAAAGGTACAATTATCTCTAAATCTGATAAAGGTGCAGTAATCGAGCTTCCTTACGGAATCGAAGGTTTTGCTATGGCTAAAAACTTGAAGAAAGAAGATGGTTCTGCTCCTGAAACTGGTGAGTCATTAGACTTCAGAGTTTTAGAATTCTCTAAAGAGGATAAGAGAATCTTACTTTCTCACTTGCACACTCACACTGAAGTAGCTGCTGCTCCTAAAAAATCAGCTGCGAAAAAAGGTGGTAAAGCGCAAGCGGCTTCAAACGAAGATGCAACTACTTCATTAGGTGATTTAGATGCATTGGCTAATTTGAAACAACAACTTAAAGACAACAAATAATCGAAAGATTAAGTCTTAAAGTTTAAGCTATAAGGTGCGCCCTCCTATTCATTTAGGAGGGCGTTTTTTGTATTATAGAATTTAATGTTTTTAACATTACTAATTTAACACCATCAAGTTCTTTAAAAACATTATAAAACAAAATATTATTTTACATTATCTTATAATAACTAACAATATTTTAAGAATTCAACTTTAATCTACATTAAATTATAAGTGAATATTAACTCATTATTAAGGTTTCATGTATTTAATTTTATTAACATCATGTTTGTGCCTGATTTTCAACTACTTACAATTTTAACTATATTAAGAATAAACTAAACTATTTTAAGATATTTTTCATTCCATTAGCTTTGCACCCATAAATGAAATAATTCATTGTAATCAATCTTATCTAACATTTGACTTTTCTTATGAAAAAGTTTTATTATTTACTTCTATCGATGTTGATTTCTTTCTCAACATTTGGTCAAGAGGTGTCGACTCTTATTAAGGGTACTGTCATTGATAATGACAACAAAGAACCAGTAATTGGTGCTTCAGTAATTATTGAAGGAACTACAACAGGTTCAATCACAAATTATAATGGTGAATTCTCTATCAGAACTTCTAAGTCAGGACCTCAAACTATTGTAGTGTCTTTCGTAGGTTACACAACTATCGAAGAAGAAGTTGTTTTAAAAGGTGGAGAAGCAAACTTAGGTGAACTTACTCTAACTTCAGACGCTATTGGTTTAGCAGAAGTTGAAGTAATCGCATCTGTTGCCATTGACAGAAAAACTCCCGTAGCGGTTTCTACTATTGCTCCAGAAGCAATTGAAAATAAATTGGGAACTAAAGAATTCCCAGAGATCTTAAAATCAACTCCTGGTGTTTATGCTACTAAGCAAGGTGGTGGTTTTGGTGACTCAAGAATCAACCTTCGTGGTTTCTCTTCTGCAAACATTGCAGTAATGATTAACGGTGTACCTGTTAACGACATGGAGAATGGTACTGTATATTGGTCAAACTGGGCTGGTTTATCTGATGTTACAAGATCGATGCAAGTTCAAAGAGGTTTAGGTGCTTCTAAAGTAGCTGTGCCTTCAGTTGGTGGTACTATTAACATCCTTACTAAAACTACTGATGCACAAAAAGGCGGTAACGTTTACTATGGTATTGGTAACGATGGTAGAGAGAAAATGGCATTGACATTATCTACTGGTAAAATGGATAACGGTTATGCCGTAACTTTCTCTGGTTCTAGAACTACAGGTCAAGGATTTGTAGATGCTACTTCATTCGAAGGTTACTCTTACTTCTTGAACGTATCTAAAGAGATCAACAAAAACCATATGTTGTCATTTACAGCATTTGGAGCTCCACAGACTCACGGCCAAAGAAATGGTTATAACATGGGTATCGAAGATTACCAAAGATATGGTGGTATCCGTTACAACTCTGATTGGGGTTACTTAGATGGTCAAGAGTATAACTTGTTTACAAACTCTTACCACAAACCTCAAATTTCATTAAACCACTACTGGACTATTAATGATAAATCTAACTTATCTACTTCAGTTTATGTATCTGTTGGACAAGGTGGCGGTACTGGTTTCTTAGGTACTTCTAAAGATACAGATGCTTACAGAAGATCTGATGGTCTTATTGATTTCGAAAAAATCAGAGACGAAAACATTGCTTTAGCTGAGCAAGGTTTAGGATCAGAAACTATTTTGAGATCATCTAATAACAACCATACTTGGGTTGGTGCATTATCAGTTTATGATAACAAAATTACAGATTACCTTACTTTCATGGGTGGTCTAGACCTTCGTTACTATAAAGGTGAACACTACAGACAAGTAGAAGACTTATTAGGTGGTGAGTATTTCTTAAGTAATGTTGATGTAAACAATCCTGGTCAAAAAGCGGTAGTTGGTGATAAAGTTGGATACAACAACGATGGAGAAGTGTACTGGTTAGGTACTTTTGGTCAGTTAGAATATTCTAAAGACAACTTATCTGCTTTCGTTTCAGCTGCTGTTTCAAATACTACTTACTACAGATTAGATTATTTCCAATACACAGACGGTAATCAATTATCTGATGCTTACGATTTCTTAGGTTACTCTGCAAAAGCTGGTGTTAACTACAACATCACAGAGAATCACAATGTTTTTGCTAACACTGGTTATATCTCAAGAGCTCCTTTCTTCCGTTCTGTATTCCCTAATCACACAAATAATGGTAACAAGAATGCAGAAAATGAGAAAATCATTTCATTCGAGTTAGGTTATGGTTATAGATCAGCAAGATTCAATGCTAACGTTAACGTTTACCATACTCAATGGAAAGATAGATCATTTACTAAAACAGTAAACCAAGATTTCACTGCTAACCTTTTAGGTGTAAATGCAACTCACCAAGGTGTTGAATTAGATGCTAGATATAACGTTACTCCAAAATTAACATTAACTGGTATGTTATCAATTGGTGATTGGAGATGGGATAACGATTTAACAAACGTTCCTGTATTCGATCAAAACAACCAAGTTGTTGATGAAGTAAACATCTATATCGCAGACCTAAAAGTAGGTAACTCAGCGCAAACTACAGCAGCATTAGGTTTGAACTACGAATTAATGAAAGGTCTTAAATTAGGTGCTGACTACAACTTCTTCGGTCAAAACTATGCAGACTTCGACCCTACTCGTCGTGACAATCCAGAAGACAGAAGTGAAGCTTGGAGAATGAAAGACTTCAGCGTTGTTGATGTAAATGTTCGTTACAACTTCAAGTTAGGTAAATTAAGTACAACTGTTTACGGTAACGTAGATAACATCTTCAACGAAACATATATTACAGATGCTCAGGACGGTGCTGATCATACAGCAGCTACTGCAACAAGAATCTACTACGGTTTAGGTAGAACTTGGAGCATGGGTATGAAACTTAACTTCTAATCATCTGAATAATTGAACAAATGAAAAAGTCATTTTTATATATCATAGCTATTGCAGCTACCCTGTTCTCTTGTGATCCATATAAGGATTTACATGATGAAGCAAACAAAAATATTGCTGATCAAAGAGATAATGATGCTATTCCTACAGCATTGACAATTTCTGATGAAGATACAGTATTCGCTACTGTAGAAAATGCTCAAAAGGGTATTCCTTCTATTCTTTCAGATATGTATGCTGCTAACCATTACACTGATGGTAAAATTATTGAAGTTACTTATTCTGTAGGTACTTTGGTTGAAGAGCCAGAATTTAATGAGCCTTATACACTAAGCCAAGACAATTACAAGAAATTTGGTCTTGAATTATGTTTCGGTGAAAACTGTTACTACGGTTTCGAAAGCAAATCTATTGCTTTAGATACTGTAAATATTCTTCTTGATAGTGTATATGCTGCGGAAGAAGATGGATTCTTAGTAATGTCAGTTTATGACGTATTTGTTGATTACACTGATGGTTTAATCGAAGATGCTGTAGAATTGGAAAGAGTTCATACTGCTTACATCAAAGAAGAAGGTAAATTTGAAGTGTACGAAGGTTCTCCTGAGTTATATATGCTATATGCTGAAGATTATGACGAAATGGGTTCTCCAGGTAAATACAATAACTTCTCATCATCTGATGCTCCTGAGAATTATTTACCACAGTTTGCTGCTAAATATGCTCCATATGCACAAGAAGGTCATACAATACAGTTCTTATTTAAATACTATGCGGGTCGTGATCTAGGAACAATTACTAAATCAATGGTTTATACTAAATCTACTGCATGGGATCAAGTTGCTCCTCTTTACGGTCAACAAAACATGGATAAGTTCAAGTACAAATCTGAGGAAAATTCATGGAAAGTTTCATTAGCAGTAGTTGTTACTTTAACTGGTGCTGACTATGCGGTTACTGGAGATGAGCAATACAGTAATTTTGGTTACTATGATAATGTGGCAGGTGAATATCCTGAAGGAACTCCTGTTGACAATATTATTGATGCTAAAATCAACCATATTTTGAACGAAAATTACCCTCAACATAAAGTTGCAGATCAAGAAGTAACAGTTTACTATAACTATTACGATAACGGGACTAACGAGGTATCTAGAAACTATATCTATGATGCTGGTTCTGAAACTTTTGTAAGACAATAAGTAATTTTATTACATAAATGAAAAAGCCAATAGGATTATTTCTTGTTGGCTTTTTCTTATATCAAGAAATCTCATTACTTTACTTTTAACATACTCATAACCATCACTTTAAAAAGTCTTAATTTCTTATATTGTATTGATCTAATATTTCATTAACTAAATAATGAATTACGATTAAATTTCTATTTATTAATTACAATACAATAACCTATATGAAAAAGGCTCTACTGCTGCTTCTATGTACAATCTTTTGCTCTCTCACGTACGCCCAAGAAGCTTCATCTATCATTAAAGGTACAGTCATTGAAAAAGAAACCGGACAGCCTGTAATCGGAGCTTCGGTTGTGATTAAAGGAACAACAGTCGGTACAACTTCTGACTTCGATGGCAACTTCACATTGAAAACTTCAAAAACAGGAACTGTAACTATTGACATCTCTTTTGTCGGTTTACAAACGATCGAAATAGATGTTACTCTTAATGGTGGCACTAAAGACCTAGGAGAACAAACAATGGAATCTGATGCAATTGGTCTTGCAGAGGTTGAAGTTGTGGCCTCTGTCGCCGTGGATAGAAAAACTCCAGTTGCTGTTTCTTCTATTAAGCCAGAAGTTTTAGAAGAAAAATTAGGTTCTCAAGAATTCCCTGAAATTTTAAAATCTACTCCTGGTGTTTACGCAACTAAAGCAGGTGGTGGTTATGGTGACTCAAGAATTAACTTAAGAGGTTTTTCATCTGAAAACGTTGCGGTTATGATTAATGGTGTACCTGTAAACGACATGGAGAACGGTCAGGTATATTGGTCAAACTGGGCAGGTTTATCTGATGTAACACGTAGTATGCAAGTACAAAGAGGTTTAGGTGCTTCAAAAGTAGCAGTACCTTCTGTAGGTGGTACTATTAATATTTTAACTAAAACAACTGATGCTCAAAAAGGTGGTAACATCATGTATGGCATTGGTAACAATGGATATAATAAATTAAGTTTTACAGCATCAACTGGTCAAACAGAAAATGGATGGGCAGTCACTTTATCAGGTGCTAAAACGACTGGTAACGGTTTTGTAGATGGTACTTCATTTATTGGTTACTCCTACTTTGCCAACATATCTAAGCAAATCAATGCTTCACATCAATTATCATTTACTGCATTCGGCGCACCTCAATGGCACGGTCAGAGAAGAAACAAGATGAATTTATCAGAATATGAAGCTTCTGGTAGAGGTATTCGTTACAATGGTGATTGGGGTTATAAAAATGGTCAAGAATACCATGTAAATAGAAATTACTACCATAAGCCTCAAATATCATTGAATTGGTTCTGGAACATCAACGATAAAATGGATCTAGCAACAGTATTATATGCATCGTTTGGCCGCGGAGGCGGTAGTGGTAGTGCAGGTGTTGATAAATTCTCTCCTACTTTCAGTAACCCATATAGAAGAGACGGTGTTATCGACTTTGACAGAATTGTTGATGAAAATGCTGCAAGAGGTAGACAAGGCTCAGAAACTATCCTTCGTAATTCTGTAAATAACCACTCATGGTATGGCGGTTTATCTACATTAACCACTGAATTATCTGAAAAATTGATTTTAACAACTGGTCTTGACATAAGATACTAC includes the following:
- a CDS encoding TonB-dependent receptor codes for the protein MKKFYYLLLSMLISFSTFGQEVSTLIKGTVIDNDNKEPVIGASVIIEGTTTGSITNYNGEFSIRTSKSGPQTIVVSFVGYTTIEEEVVLKGGEANLGELTLTSDAIGLAEVEVIASVAIDRKTPVAVSTIAPEAIENKLGTKEFPEILKSTPGVYATKQGGGFGDSRINLRGFSSANIAVMINGVPVNDMENGTVYWSNWAGLSDVTRSMQVQRGLGASKVAVPSVGGTINILTKTTDAQKGGNVYYGIGNDGREKMALTLSTGKMDNGYAVTFSGSRTTGQGFVDATSFEGYSYFLNVSKEINKNHMLSFTAFGAPQTHGQRNGYNMGIEDYQRYGGIRYNSDWGYLDGQEYNLFTNSYHKPQISLNHYWTINDKSNLSTSVYVSVGQGGGTGFLGTSKDTDAYRRSDGLIDFEKIRDENIALAEQGLGSETILRSSNNNHTWVGALSVYDNKITDYLTFMGGLDLRYYKGEHYRQVEDLLGGEYFLSNVDVNNPGQKAVVGDKVGYNNDGEVYWLGTFGQLEYSKDNLSAFVSAAVSNTTYYRLDYFQYTDGNQLSDAYDFLGYSAKAGVNYNITENHNVFANTGYISRAPFFRSVFPNHTNNGNKNAENEKIISFELGYGYRSARFNANVNVYHTQWKDRSFTKTVNQDFTANLLGVNATHQGVELDARYNVTPKLTLTGMLSIGDWRWDNDLTNVPVFDQNNQVVDEVNIYIADLKVGNSAQTTAALGLNYELMKGLKLGADYNFFGQNYADFDPTRRDNPEDRSEAWRMKDFSVVDVNVRYNFKLGKLSTTVYGNVDNIFNETYITDAQDGADHTAATATRIYYGLGRTWSMGMKLNF
- a CDS encoding TonB-dependent receptor, whose amino-acid sequence is MKKALLLLLCTIFCSLTYAQEASSIIKGTVIEKETGQPVIGASVVIKGTTVGTTSDFDGNFTLKTSKTGTVTIDISFVGLQTIEIDVTLNGGTKDLGEQTMESDAIGLAEVEVVASVAVDRKTPVAVSSIKPEVLEEKLGSQEFPEILKSTPGVYATKAGGGYGDSRINLRGFSSENVAVMINGVPVNDMENGQVYWSNWAGLSDVTRSMQVQRGLGASKVAVPSVGGTINILTKTTDAQKGGNIMYGIGNNGYNKLSFTASTGQTENGWAVTLSGAKTTGNGFVDGTSFIGYSYFANISKQINASHQLSFTAFGAPQWHGQRRNKMNLSEYEASGRGIRYNGDWGYKNGQEYHVNRNYYHKPQISLNWFWNINDKMDLATVLYASFGRGGGSGSAGVDKFSPTFSNPYRRDGVIDFDRIVDENAARGRQGSETILRNSVNNHSWYGGLSTLTTELSEKLILTTGLDIRYYEGNHYREVGDLLGGQFYFDPAVGGAEPGAEGSVRRAVKVGDKIQYNNDGNVWWQGVNAQLEYSNDQLSAFVSASASNQSFRRIDYFQYIPENQATDWENFFGFNIKGGANYNIDEKHNVFANAGYFSRQPFFNSVWPTFDNNTNKGVVNEKAMSFEVGYGYRSKLISGNINVYHTTWKDKFYRASVRPDGSSVSFSANIPGIDAVHMGVEVDFVIRPNDKFNITGMLSIGDWKWDKNVTDVPILDDTQQVVGTVDVYAKGIHVGDAAQTTAAIGVNYMVIGGLKVGADWNLYDRLFADFNVTSLNTPESSVDSWIVPTYNLFDLNASYKFPMGPFNATFLAKVNNVFNIEYVSDAFDGSTHDFQTAQVFYGAGTTWSTSLKVQF
- the rpsA gene encoding 30S ribosomal protein S1, encoding MSEQSQDFNWEEFENSQSAFGDGYTAAEKEEMLKMYEGTLNQLNEQEVVKATVVSITDRDVVLNIGFKSDGLVPSNEFRDTPDLKVGDEVEVFVEQQEDNHGQLVLSRRKAKIVRAWENIQNALDNDEVIEGVIKRRTKGGLITDIFGIEAFLPGSQIDVKPIRDFDVFVGKKMELKVVKINHANDNVVVSHKILIEKDLEEQKQRILNNLERGQILEGVIKNMTNFGVFIDLGGVDGLLHITDISWGRISHPEEVLQLDQKVNVVVLDFDDDKKRISLGMKQLTSHPWDSLGEDVEVGAKVKGKIVNVADYGAFLEIMPGVEGLIHVSEMSWSQHLRNPQDFIKVGDEIEAVVLTIDREERKMSLGIKQLTEDPWTKQDLLDKYAVSTKHTGVVRNLTNFGLFLELEEGIDGLVHVSDLSWTKKIKHPSEFIKQGEKLDVIVLEINPEERRLALGHKQLEENPWEHFETVFTPDSDHKGTIISKSDKGAVIELPYGIEGFAMAKNLKKEDGSAPETGESLDFRVLEFSKEDKRILLSHLHTHTEVAAAPKKSAAKKGGKAQAASNEDATTSLGDLDALANLKQQLKDNK